In the genome of Salana multivorans, the window TCCGTGACGTGATGCTCGTCACGGTTCCTCCCCGTCCTCGTGACCCGCGCGCGACGCTCCCGCGCGCCTGCGCGGCCTCGCCGACATGCCGAGCCGTCCCAGATCGATGTGAACGATCTCATCCCGTCGTCGTGGAGGCACGGTCCGGGCGACCGAGGAGACGGCGCCACCACCGATCCACCCCGGGTGGGGTGGCCGGGTAGGTTTCCGCGCCGCCCGGTCGGACGCGCCGAAGCTCGGCCTAGCGTCGCTGGCGGACCGTTGCGCGGCGTCGGGGGGCTTCGTAGCCCTCCGGTCGTGCCCGCGAACGGCACGGGGGCGCGCCAGGGGGGTGCGCCGATGAGGGGAGACAGAGTGTCATACGAACGCATCCGTACGAGGGAGCGCGCCGGACGCGCGCGCGGGACGGCCGGGCTCCTCCGGCGCGGCGTCGCGGGCGTCCTCGCCGCACTGCTGAGCCTGGCGACCATCGCCGGCCTCGCGATGCCGGCAGCCGCCGCGGGGGGCCAGGTGACGGTGAAGCCTCCGACCGCGGGGTCGAGCCACGACGGCAAGCCCGTGTTCGAGGCGGGCAGGCCGTACGTCCTGGAGGTCGGCTACGGGTCGATGGACGACGGCGCGGTCGCCGTCGTCGAGGTGCCGGACGGCGTGGTCGTCGATCCCGCCTCACTGGTCGTGCCGCCGGGCAACACGGCCGTCGCGAGCCTCGACCTCGACGAGGCGGGCAACGTCGTCATCACCTTCAACGACCCCTTCCCCGCCGACACCAACCAGGGCGGGTTGCAGCTCAAGTTCGCGTTCGAGAACGTCGTGAGCTCCCAGGAGCGCGAGATCACCTGGGTCGCCGGGCCGAACTCCGTCCCGATGACGGTCATCGTGATCACCGAGGGCGACCAGCCGAAGAACGTCACGAAGCACGAGGGCAAGTCGGGCGGCGCGTGGCTGGGCGTGTCGGTCGTCGACGGCGCGGTGGTCTTCCCCTCGGACGTCCTGACCCGGACGTTCGGCTACACCCTGACGGTCAACAGCTCCGAGGCGCGCACCGTCGACGTCACCGACGCCCTCCCCGATGGCATGGTCCTCACCGGCGACCTGACCGGGAGCAAGACGGTGCGCGACGCCGCGGGGCTGAACGCGACGACGAGCGATCTCGGCGCACTGGCGGAGCTCTCCGGCTCCTCCTTCGCCTACTCGTTCGACGCCGAGGCGAACTCCGAGTACACCTTCGCCTACAAGGCGAGGATCGCCGACCAGACAGCTCTCGACACCATCGCGTCCGCGATCCTCGAGAAGCACCGTGAGGCCGCCGCGCAGGCGGCCGAGACCGGCAACAAGGTCGACTACACGTACCGGCTCACCAACGGCGCCGTCATCGACGGCACGACGGCCCGGGCCGACGTCACGTTCAGCGGCAGCATCGCCGCCGAACCGCGCCCGAACGTCGGGGGCGCCGCCAGCAAGAGCTCGACCGGCGTCGGGAACCCCCAGGAGATCGTGCTGGCCGACGACGGCGTCACGCTCGCCGAGCCGGTGCCGGTGACCTACCGGATCCGCGCGAACCTCACGACCTTCGGCGACTACGTCGACCACCCGAAGTACGGGCTCGCGCAGAACGTCGTCATCGACGACGTCCTGCCCGCCACGACGCGTTGGCTCCCCGAGTCGGACGGCTTCATCTCGCTCGCCGACGAGGCGGCCGAGCCCGCGCGCACCATCGAGCTCACCCGGGTCGAGGTCGCGGACGACGTCACGGCCGAGGAGTTCGCCGACGACCAGTACGTCGGCAGCTACGCCGTCGTCGGCAACCGGCTCCTCGTGAACGTCGGACGGGACGTCACCCAGAACCTCCTCGTCCAGGCCGCAGCCGAGATCGTCTCGGTCGAGGGCGTGCCGACCACCCCCGCCTCACAGCTCGCGCCGACCGAGGCCACGAGGTGGAACGGCCCCACCAACACCGCGACGCTCCGCTTCGTCCAGACGAACGGCGCCGTCACGACGCCTCGGCCCTCGACCGGGCACACGCTGGTGACGCTCAAGGACCCGAGCGAGGGCATCGACGACCGGACGAAGTTCGACAAGTCGACGGGCGAGGGCACGATCGTCGCCAAGCCCGGCGAGGTGCTCCTGGTTCCCTTCACGTTCGAGGTCGGCGACGGCGTCGGTGACGCGCTCAAGTCGCGGATCGTCGACACCATCGACCACTCGGTCTTCGACGTGACCGAGGAGACGCTCGCCGCGATCAAGGACTCCATCGAGGGGACCTACGCCTGGACCTATCCGATCGACGGGGACGGCATCGAGGTGACCCTGGAGGGCGACGACCTCGTCTTCACCCCGATCGCCGGTTCCTTCCCGAAGGACCGGGACGAGTGGAACCCGGCGCCGACCGGCGAGCTGACGCAGCGCTTCGTCTTCACGGTCGACATCCCGACCAAGCCGGTGGCAGGGAAGAAGAGCTTCGACGTCGTCAACTCGGCGATCTACGCCGGCGAGGACCGGGAGGTCGTCTACACGAGCGAGACGGTCGCCAGCGCGAGCACGTTCGGCGACGAGATGGAGGTCCGCAAGACCGTCGCCCCCGCCGACGCCGATGCGCGCGAGGCGT includes:
- a CDS encoding SdrD B-like domain-containing protein, giving the protein MSYERIRTRERAGRARGTAGLLRRGVAGVLAALLSLATIAGLAMPAAAAGGQVTVKPPTAGSSHDGKPVFEAGRPYVLEVGYGSMDDGAVAVVEVPDGVVVDPASLVVPPGNTAVASLDLDEAGNVVITFNDPFPADTNQGGLQLKFAFENVVSSQEREITWVAGPNSVPMTVIVITEGDQPKNVTKHEGKSGGAWLGVSVVDGAVVFPSDVLTRTFGYTLTVNSSEARTVDVTDALPDGMVLTGDLTGSKTVRDAAGLNATTSDLGALAELSGSSFAYSFDAEANSEYTFAYKARIADQTALDTIASAILEKHREAAAQAAETGNKVDYTYRLTNGAVIDGTTARADVTFSGSIAAEPRPNVGGAASKSSTGVGNPQEIVLADDGVTLAEPVPVTYRIRANLTTFGDYVDHPKYGLAQNVVIDDVLPATTRWLPESDGFISLADEAAEPARTIELTRVEVADDVTAEEFADDQYVGSYAVVGNRLLVNVGRDVTQNLLVQAAAEIVSVEGVPTTPASQLAPTEATRWNGPTNTATLRFVQTNGAVTTPRPSTGHTLVTLKDPSEGIDDRTKFDKSTGEGTIVAKPGEVLLVPFTFEVGDGVGDALKSRIVDTIDHSVFDVTEETLAAIKDSIEGTYAWTYPIDGDGIEVTLEGDDLVFTPIAGSFPKDRDEWNPAPTGELTQRFVFTVDIPTKPVAGKKSFDVVNSAIYAGEDREVVYTSETVASASTFGDEMEVRKTVAPADADAREAFDANLRVEVATDEDGTTTLVNDRFVYRVELIPHGTFSSMFFDVVDVLPDEVSFDGFVDPSTLGSGEVVAGDSYRIPGAAGFTATYDDGTVTIPAGTFSNGQPVELFFQVTLTEFDENVAVDNVIGGSHATIIPGNDYPLAVSKVDADDPQASLSGGVFEVRSGTEVLHADLHVVEGRLLTQDGRVPTVTEPGTYQVVEVRAPAGYVKGEIDTFDITVVDGGGVAALEIVNRKGESPQPDPSVSVGDLVWFDEDGDGLQTPGEPGIPGVVLELVGPDGEPVRHVDGSPVEPTTTDGDGGYTFDDLPVLEEGQSYTVRIVRDHPSTVTALEPYVPTVETDGERGRDSSTWEASSDGLTNDGERDDTLDFGFVLRPVPPATYAIGDYVWIDADRDGLQGPSEQPLAGVTVTLFAVSQDGTRTRVTSTATDAAGRYLFDELSAGVYQVEFVLTDQQAKLYGFTSPDADGHGRNSDADPISGLTREIVLDDTNTSLTTDYDREVRASRGIDPTWDAGVILLDPAPTPNPSGEPTPSGEPTPSGEPTPSASGTPGQGDDLSSTGAPVLGAIVVAALALLLGAGLVVRRFRTT